One window of the Psilocybe cubensis strain MGC-MH-2018 chromosome 12, whole genome shotgun sequence genome contains the following:
- a CDS encoding Lytic chitin monooxygenase yields the protein MFKVISVAFLVVAAMNAVVPAMGHGHVTIPPSRQERCQKREVPGCGNIQWEPQSVEAKKGSFRCDGGGDRFHELADEALWADHFLVVPPGVDSLNMTWVLTTAHRTQSWEYFVLTQNNTLLLSVQAFNTIPANPTTQLVPLKGIKGKHTILARWSIGDTENAFYACIDLFVEGKPTSISTSTSTSTSTFTSTSTSTSTSTLDPPRNTPPSIPGPPRFTPPCLSPKFRCMSCKLKDAMILLEAA from the exons ATGTTCAAAGTCATTAGTGTTGCGTTCCTTGTCGTTGCGGCGATGAATGCGGTGGTTCCCGCAATGGGCCACGGTCATGTTACCATACCGCCCAGTCGACAGGAGCGCTGCCAGAAGCGTGAGGTTCCTGGATGCGGAAACATTCAATGGGAGCCTCAGAGCGTGGAGGCCAAGAAAGGATCCTTCCGCTGCGACGGCGGTGGAGACCGATTTCACGAGCTTGCCGATGAGGCATTATGGGCAGATCATTTCCTCGTCGTTCCCCCCGGCGTCGACTCTCTCAACATGACCTGGGTTCTCACAACAGCGCACCGCACCCAGTCTTGGGAATACTTTGTTCTCACCCAGAACAATACCTTACTCCTTTCCGTTCAGGCGTTTAATACTATTCCCGCCAACCCTACCACCCAACTCGTTCCTTTGAAAGGCATCAAGGGAAAACACACCATCCTTGCACGTTGGAGCATTGGGGATACCGAGAATGCGTTTTACGCTTGTATAGATCTGTTTGTTGAAGGGAAACCGACTTCtatttcaacttcaacttcaacttcaacttcaactttcacctcaacttcaacttcaacctcCACTTCGACCCTAGATCCCCCTAGAAACACGCCTCCGTCGATCCCAGGACCCCCTAGATTTACGCCACCTTGTCTTTCTCCAAAGTTTCGCTG TATGAGCTGTAAATTGAAGGATGCTATGATATT ACTTGAAGCTGCATAA